GGCATCGAGGTGTGCACTCGCATTCGCGAGTCGAGCGGCACGCCTATCATCATGCTGACCGCGAAGAGCGACAGCACCGACGTCGTGCGCGGGCTCGAGAGCGGCGCCGACGACTACGTCGTCAAGCCCTTCAACCCGAAAGAGCTCGTCGCCCGCATCCGCACCCGGTTGCGGCCGAGCACCCAGTCCGACGTCGAGCGGCTGCCGATCGGCGACCTCATCATCGATGTGACGGGGCACGAGGTGACGCGCGACGGCACCTCCATCTCGCTCACGCCGCTCGAGTTCGACCTGCTGCTCGCCCTCGCGATGAAGCCGAACCAGGTCTTCACGCGCGAGATGCTGCTCGAGCAGGTGTGGGGCTACCACTACAAGGCCGACACGCGGCTCGTCAACGTGCACGTGCAGCGGCTGCGGGCGAAGGTCGAGCTCGACCCCGACAACCCGAGCATCGTCATGACGGTGCGGGGCGTGGGCTACCGGGCCGGCGCGGCCCGCTGAGGGCGAGTCGGCCCAGCCCATGCCTCCGTACACCTGGCGCAGCCTCGTGCAACGGGCGCGCCAGCTCTGGCGTGGCTCGCTGCAGCTGCGCACGGTGGCCATCACGGTCTTCTTCTCGACCATCGCGGTGACGATCATCAGCGGCTACATGTCGATCAGCATCGCCACCAACCTCTACGA
The sequence above is a segment of the Microcella humidisoli genome. Coding sequences within it:
- the mtrA gene encoding MtrAB system response regulator MtrA — protein: MTARILVVDDDAAIAEMIGIVLRGEGFEPHFSYDGAAALESFATVKPDLVLLDLMLPGIDGIEVCTRIRESSGTPIIMLTAKSDSTDVVRGLESGADDYVVKPFNPKELVARIRTRLRPSTQSDVERLPIGDLIIDVTGHEVTRDGTSISLTPLEFDLLLALAMKPNQVFTREMLLEQVWGYHYKADTRLVNVHVQRLRAKVELDPDNPSIVMTVRGVGYRAGAAR